One segment of Rhodopirellula baltica SH 1 DNA contains the following:
- a CDS encoding sigma-70 family RNA polymerase sigma factor, which translates to MPTLTASTVPARRPAWLNCSELDQAMAEVQPLLTDITNEDHATLRKLTKRRLRQEIDFISNEKFTSVREGKRIFSQSLGLAPRETALGIATIRRSGVDLPIHLGRLCEAPLLKPEQEKMLFERMNYLLQQAAIHRSVLNPERPSRHRLELIELFVALADWHRDRIVEANLRLVFSIVKKFVNPNNTFDDLLSDGIVALIRAVEKFDFDRGFRFSTYATQVVRRNSYRTVVLKQQERQKVQGGLQDMDIDVSEEERSSAISEKRWHELRSRLSVMLGDLDRREKFIIRARFSLGPHRKVHTLQSLADRLGVSKERVRQLERRAMDKLRAMAGDVQLAELEA; encoded by the coding sequence ATGCCAACCCTCACCGCTTCCACAGTTCCCGCCCGCCGCCCCGCCTGGCTCAACTGTTCGGAATTGGACCAAGCGATGGCTGAGGTTCAGCCGTTGTTGACGGACATCACAAACGAGGACCACGCCACTCTGCGAAAGCTGACCAAACGCCGGCTGCGTCAAGAAATCGACTTCATCTCAAACGAAAAGTTCACATCGGTCCGAGAGGGCAAGAGGATCTTTTCGCAATCGCTCGGTTTGGCTCCTCGGGAAACCGCACTCGGAATCGCTACGATCCGCCGCAGCGGAGTTGACCTGCCGATTCACCTGGGGCGGTTGTGTGAAGCACCTCTGCTCAAGCCCGAACAAGAAAAGATGTTGTTCGAGCGAATGAACTACCTGTTGCAACAGGCGGCGATCCATCGCAGCGTCCTGAACCCTGAGCGTCCTTCGCGGCACCGATTGGAATTGATCGAGTTGTTTGTCGCCCTGGCTGACTGGCACCGCGACCGAATCGTCGAAGCCAACTTGCGTCTCGTATTCTCGATCGTCAAGAAGTTCGTCAACCCAAACAACACCTTTGATGATCTGCTCAGCGACGGCATTGTTGCTCTGATTCGCGCGGTTGAAAAATTCGACTTCGATCGCGGTTTCCGATTCAGCACCTACGCAACCCAGGTTGTCCGTCGAAACTCATACCGAACCGTTGTGTTGAAGCAACAAGAACGCCAAAAGGTCCAAGGGGGGCTGCAGGACATGGATATCGATGTCAGTGAAGAAGAACGCTCTTCCGCGATCAGTGAAAAACGATGGCACGAATTGCGAAGTCGACTCAGCGTGATGCTGGGCGATTTGGATCGTCGCGAAAAATTCATCATTCGCGCTCGGTTCTCACTCGGGCCTCACCGCAAAGTTCACACACTGCAATCGCTGGCCGATCGTTTGGGTGTCTCAAAGGAACGAGTCCGTCAGCTCGAACGCCGCGCAATGGACAAACTCCGTGCGATGGCTGGTGACGTCCAGTTGGCAGAGTTGGAAGCGTAG
- a CDS encoding helix-turn-helix domain-containing protein → MAARQPQFSPKEVAAAMEVSESSVKRWCDNGTIPVIKTAGGHRRITLDALQAFVHANDRCLLKPELLGLPQLSPDRTTRIEGNEDPLNQNFRDSLAQGDEAACRKLMAQKIASGNTRSEAAESLITDAMHGFGEAWDCNELDVYQERRGCDIAMRLIYELRSEIPSPPKSAPIAIGGAPEGDPYQLPTMLVELALREVGWNATSLGNDLPMESFVQAAHDYDPQMVWMSVSSVSEPGMFVAAQNQLADSLGEDVPLLIGGRALCDKLRPRLRYTAHCDSLRHLVELAALMRLNRQK, encoded by the coding sequence GTGGCAGCCCGTCAGCCCCAGTTCTCACCGAAAGAAGTCGCCGCGGCGATGGAGGTTAGCGAGTCGTCGGTGAAGAGATGGTGTGACAACGGCACAATCCCGGTCATCAAAACAGCGGGCGGCCATCGCCGGATCACTCTGGACGCGTTGCAGGCGTTCGTTCACGCCAACGACCGCTGCTTGCTGAAGCCCGAATTGTTGGGGCTGCCTCAGTTGTCGCCGGATCGGACGACTCGCATAGAAGGTAACGAAGACCCACTGAATCAAAATTTTCGCGATTCGTTGGCCCAAGGTGACGAAGCGGCCTGTCGGAAGTTGATGGCTCAGAAGATCGCATCGGGAAACACGCGAAGCGAAGCGGCTGAGTCATTGATCACCGATGCCATGCACGGTTTCGGTGAAGCTTGGGACTGCAACGAACTGGATGTCTATCAAGAACGCCGTGGATGTGACATCGCGATGCGATTGATCTACGAGTTGCGTTCTGAGATCCCATCACCCCCCAAGTCCGCTCCGATCGCGATCGGCGGTGCACCCGAAGGGGATCCGTACCAGTTGCCAACGATGCTGGTCGAATTGGCACTTCGCGAAGTTGGTTGGAATGCGACCAGTCTCGGCAATGACCTTCCCATGGAAAGCTTTGTCCAAGCGGCTCATGATTACGACCCGCAGATGGTTTGGATGAGCGTTTCCTCGGTCAGCGAACCGGGGATGTTTGTCGCGGCTCAAAACCAGTTGGCCGATTCGTTGGGAGAAGATGTCCCATTGCTAATCGGTGGGCGAGCGCTGTGTGACAAGTTGCGACCGCGATTGCGATACACAGCTCATTGCGATTCGCTTCGTCACTTGGTCGAGCTGGCCGCTTTGATGCGGCTGAATCGGCAAAAGTAG
- a CDS encoding L,D-transpeptidase family protein gives MTTPPDALPPEVARDLIVDADTFDISDGIPEALGSLDPLSEFGIDDGTAAGADSYAQSDVGLNDPANGGFEDLDSALDGPDFDAGLDAPSDPMSMDSVNRSFADIPSQPASATDNLGTESSSFSMSDLDSAAADMQASRLPEVTPGSSTPIQLNPNQEYTSTGATYQSPDPNTAIASVKPSKQSTPDVVATESNAIASAGLSNAIATADRQYHSDRRREALATLSLFYETPNLTSEQRDELLSRLDPLAAEVIYSAEHLLAEPHRVGPNETLMDIAKKYEVPWQLLANINGVDDPVTILPGTDLKVVRGPFRGDIDLKYQELTLFLGDLYAGRFKIAVGNDPAPKPGSYTIQEKQSAKTYYDMSGTPIPPGNPRNPYGSMWIDLGSGLSIHGSPDANAPTDKGCISLAGNYSRDVFGILSEGSSVTIR, from the coding sequence ATGACGACGCCGCCAGATGCATTGCCGCCTGAAGTGGCGCGGGACCTCATCGTGGACGCCGATACTTTTGATATCAGCGATGGGATTCCTGAAGCCTTAGGCTCCCTCGACCCCCTCTCGGAGTTCGGGATTGATGACGGAACGGCGGCGGGTGCAGACTCATACGCTCAATCCGATGTCGGACTGAACGATCCAGCAAACGGCGGGTTCGAAGACTTGGACTCGGCCCTTGATGGCCCCGACTTCGACGCCGGACTCGACGCACCATCCGATCCGATGTCGATGGATTCCGTCAATCGAAGCTTTGCCGATATCCCATCGCAACCAGCTTCGGCGACGGACAATTTGGGCACGGAATCTAGTTCGTTCTCGATGTCTGATTTGGATTCTGCCGCCGCTGATATGCAAGCAAGCCGTTTGCCTGAGGTGACGCCTGGTTCAAGCACACCGATTCAACTGAATCCAAACCAAGAATACACGTCGACCGGAGCGACCTACCAGTCGCCAGATCCGAACACCGCGATTGCGTCGGTGAAGCCGTCCAAACAATCGACACCCGATGTGGTTGCGACTGAATCCAATGCGATCGCTTCGGCCGGTTTGAGCAACGCGATTGCGACCGCCGATCGGCAGTATCATTCCGATCGTCGACGAGAAGCATTGGCAACACTCAGCCTGTTCTACGAAACACCCAATTTGACAAGCGAGCAACGCGACGAATTGCTCAGTCGTCTTGACCCATTGGCCGCCGAAGTCATTTATTCGGCGGAGCATTTGTTGGCAGAACCGCACCGCGTGGGTCCCAACGAAACACTGATGGACATCGCGAAAAAGTATGAAGTGCCGTGGCAATTGCTGGCAAACATCAACGGCGTCGATGATCCCGTCACCATCCTGCCAGGCACCGATTTGAAAGTCGTTCGCGGCCCATTTCGTGGCGACATCGATTTGAAGTACCAAGAACTGACGCTGTTCCTGGGGGATTTGTACGCAGGACGATTCAAAATCGCCGTCGGAAACGACCCAGCACCAAAACCTGGTTCGTACACCATCCAAGAAAAGCAATCCGCGAAGACTTACTACGACATGTCGGGAACACCGATTCCGCCTGGGAACCCACGCAACCCTTACGGGTCGATGTGGATCGATTTGGGATCTGGTTTGAGCATTCACGGAAGCCCCGATGCGAACGCTCCAACCGACAAGGGATGCATCAGCCTGGCTGGCAACTATTCGCGAGACGTGTTCGGCATTCTTTCCGAAGGATCGTCGGTCACGATCCGGTAG
- a CDS encoding type II secretion system protein GspD has product MICIRLKRMLGLTCFLFAVAGCAYRPDYHRTSIDELIQQSLDHSNAANGGDPDMIGNSHDHTIVVDGVMVDHGDTVIIEEEHQIDGFSQTPQEEIIPLELIPISQVRSSHVARVSYDEDYLINEEFIETDVREVLTLLATDANLDLVLDDNVAGIVNAQINDLTLDDAVEKVLLPLGLASSRRGKQLIVAPPDPASPLFAMVSIKTQYQPLHMDPNTLLETVPVSWLQYVTVIEQAKTMLVEAPPRIANDIVERFQNIDQPIPQVVLEAIICVVSPDSGFQFGLDWQHAVEMDGVKELSLSASGLALNGELSQAGLDAIFSDFGNTSAFVRLLSEKGYLTIRATPHVMAKDGEQANIAINRETFFSVQPPGSTGNNSVFFQQNIQKVDAGIMLDITPHIRGDEVTIDIEKAEVSEDVRNATPALSINQYPIINRRSVSTTVSVKDGKTIVIGGLVQRETVDRVNRIPGLSRLPGVGYLFQTTQRQTRDAEVVIFISPRIVRSTGTAFITSGG; this is encoded by the coding sequence ATGATTTGCATCCGTTTGAAAAGAATGCTGGGGTTGACCTGCTTTCTTTTCGCGGTAGCGGGGTGTGCCTACCGGCCAGATTACCATCGAACATCCATCGATGAATTGATTCAGCAATCGTTGGATCATTCCAACGCTGCCAACGGCGGCGACCCGGACATGATTGGAAACAGTCATGATCACACGATCGTCGTGGACGGCGTGATGGTTGATCACGGTGACACGGTGATCATAGAGGAAGAACATCAGATCGATGGATTCAGTCAAACGCCTCAGGAAGAGATCATTCCGCTGGAACTGATCCCGATCTCGCAGGTCCGCTCGTCTCACGTCGCTCGCGTCAGCTATGACGAGGACTACTTGATCAACGAGGAATTCATCGAGACGGATGTTCGCGAAGTGCTGACGTTGTTGGCCACCGACGCCAACTTGGATTTGGTGTTGGATGATAATGTCGCCGGAATCGTCAATGCGCAGATCAACGATTTGACGCTTGATGATGCGGTCGAAAAGGTTTTGCTGCCGTTGGGGTTGGCATCTTCACGCCGTGGCAAGCAATTGATTGTCGCCCCGCCCGATCCCGCATCGCCACTTTTCGCGATGGTGTCGATCAAGACGCAGTATCAACCTCTGCACATGGATCCGAACACGTTGTTGGAAACCGTGCCGGTGTCTTGGTTGCAATACGTGACGGTGATTGAACAAGCCAAAACGATGTTGGTTGAAGCACCACCGCGGATTGCCAATGACATCGTCGAACGTTTCCAAAACATCGATCAACCGATTCCGCAGGTGGTGTTGGAAGCAATCATTTGCGTGGTCTCGCCCGACTCGGGTTTTCAATTTGGTTTGGATTGGCAACACGCGGTCGAGATGGATGGCGTGAAGGAGCTCTCGCTCAGTGCGTCGGGTCTGGCATTGAACGGAGAGCTTTCTCAAGCAGGTTTGGATGCGATCTTTTCTGATTTCGGAAACACCTCCGCTTTCGTTCGATTGCTTTCTGAGAAAGGTTACTTGACCATCCGCGCGACCCCACACGTGATGGCAAAGGATGGCGAGCAAGCCAACATCGCGATCAATCGCGAAACGTTCTTCAGTGTGCAACCACCGGGATCGACCGGTAACAACTCGGTGTTCTTTCAACAGAACATTCAGAAAGTCGACGCCGGGATCATGTTGGACATCACACCGCACATTCGTGGTGACGAAGTGACGATCGATATCGAGAAAGCGGAAGTCAGTGAGGATGTTCGAAATGCAACCCCGGCTCTGTCAATCAATCAGTACCCAATCATCAACCGTCGAAGTGTCTCGACGACCGTCAGTGTCAAAGACGGCAAAACCATTGTCATTGGTGGATTGGTTCAGCGAGAGACGGTCGATCGAGTCAATCGCATTCCAGGACTGAGTCGACTGCCTGGAGTGGGCTACCTTTTTCAAACGACCCAGCGGCAAACACGCGACGCGGAAGTGGTGATTTTTATCTCACCGCGAATCGTTCGATCAACCGGCACCGCGTTCATCACCTCAGGTGGATGA
- a CDS encoding dihydrodipicolinate synthase family protein: MAENIFRGCIPALMTPCTADGEPMWDVLVKTGQDLIERGMQAVVYCGSMGDWPLLSDQQRQQGVTELVRAGVPVVVGTGAQNTKLAAEHAAHAATVGAAGLMVIPRVLSRGTSPQAQANHFTRVLSAGEALPAVIYNSPYYGFETKADLFFALREKHTNLVGFKEFGGAESLSYAAEHITSGDANLTLMVGVDTQVFHGFVRCGAAGAITGVGNALPTEILKLVDLCQRAQNGDVEARRFAAELESALAVLSKFDDGPDLVLHYKYLMVLEGHAEYEHHFNKNDQLSDSQREFLHDQWRLFRTWWSNWPGKDA, from the coding sequence ATGGCCGAGAACATTTTCCGTGGTTGCATCCCCGCTCTGATGACCCCATGCACCGCCGATGGCGAGCCTATGTGGGATGTGCTGGTCAAAACCGGCCAGGACCTGATCGAGCGAGGCATGCAAGCGGTGGTCTATTGCGGTTCGATGGGCGATTGGCCACTGCTGAGCGATCAACAACGCCAACAAGGCGTGACGGAATTGGTCCGGGCTGGCGTTCCTGTCGTCGTTGGCACAGGAGCCCAAAATACAAAGTTGGCCGCTGAACACGCCGCCCACGCGGCCACCGTCGGCGCAGCCGGGTTGATGGTCATCCCCCGAGTGCTCTCGCGAGGGACATCGCCACAGGCGCAGGCCAACCACTTCACGCGAGTTCTTTCGGCCGGAGAAGCATTGCCCGCGGTGATCTACAACAGCCCCTACTACGGATTTGAAACCAAAGCTGATTTGTTCTTCGCCCTTCGCGAAAAACATACGAATCTGGTCGGCTTCAAAGAATTCGGCGGTGCGGAATCATTGTCGTACGCTGCGGAACACATCACCAGTGGAGATGCCAACCTGACCCTGATGGTCGGCGTCGACACGCAAGTCTTCCATGGCTTTGTTCGCTGCGGTGCGGCCGGAGCGATCACGGGCGTCGGCAACGCGTTGCCAACCGAAATCTTGAAGTTGGTCGATCTTTGCCAGCGAGCGCAAAACGGCGACGTGGAAGCTCGCCGATTCGCAGCCGAACTCGAAAGTGCGTTGGCAGTTCTTTCCAAGTTTGATGACGGCCCGGACTTGGTCCTGCACTACAAGTACTTGATGGTGCTGGAAGGCCACGCCGAGTACGAACATCACTTCAACAAGAACGATCAACTGAGTGACAGCCAACGCGAATTTCTTCATGACCAATGGCGGCTGTTCCGCACATGGTGGTCAAATTGGCCGGGCAAAGATGCTTGA
- the hisN gene encoding histidinol-phosphatase, whose product MSDWTPTQWQSEHDGRLTAMVDIALKAGQHTLTHYGKPSLSVDRKSDNSPVTIADREAEQLVRKLVAEQFPDDAIAGEEFADSEGASRYRWVVDPIDGTKSFICGVPLYSTLLALECDETPIGGVIYLPATDQIVVAALGGGCFHSDDLKTWSEARVSEQTDLSKAVFVTSEAKSFGDRGEGPRGDTDVFEALQRDTWLTRTWGDGYGYAMVATGRADLMVDPICNAWDVAAMAPIMSEAGGRFTSWKGIDTVRGGDGVGTNGHLHDAVLALLKK is encoded by the coding sequence ATGTCGGATTGGACTCCCACCCAGTGGCAATCGGAACACGACGGACGGTTGACCGCGATGGTTGACATCGCATTGAAGGCTGGCCAGCACACGCTGACTCACTATGGAAAGCCATCCCTTTCCGTGGATCGCAAATCCGACAATTCACCGGTGACCATCGCTGACCGCGAAGCCGAGCAATTGGTTCGCAAACTGGTCGCGGAGCAATTTCCGGACGATGCGATCGCGGGGGAAGAGTTTGCCGACAGCGAAGGGGCGAGCCGATATCGCTGGGTCGTCGATCCAATCGATGGAACGAAATCGTTTATCTGTGGTGTGCCACTGTACAGCACGTTGCTGGCGTTGGAATGCGATGAGACCCCGATCGGCGGAGTCATTTACCTTCCCGCAACCGATCAAATCGTGGTGGCCGCATTGGGCGGTGGCTGCTTCCACAGCGATGATCTGAAGACGTGGAGTGAGGCTCGCGTTTCGGAACAAACTGATTTGTCGAAAGCCGTTTTTGTTACCAGCGAAGCGAAGTCGTTTGGCGATCGCGGGGAAGGACCTCGCGGTGACACGGATGTCTTCGAAGCACTGCAGCGAGACACCTGGCTGACACGAACTTGGGGTGATGGTTATGGCTATGCAATGGTCGCGACCGGTCGTGCTGACCTGATGGTTGACCCGATCTGCAATGCATGGGACGTCGCGGCGATGGCTCCGATCATGAGCGAAGCGGGCGGGCGTTTCACATCGTGGAAAGGAATCGACACGGTGCGTGGCGGAGATGGCGTCGGAACGAACGGCCACCTTCACGATGCCGTCTTGGCTCTCCTGAAGAAGTGA
- a CDS encoding DUF1559 domain-containing protein, with the protein MPHRTQQKGFTLVELLVVIAIIGVLVGLLLPAVQAAREAARRMSCSNNFKQIGLALHNYHSAYNMLPAHSAGTTNTANSGNPNPSRRADGGGGHNRNELSWLPGLTPFFEQQALWEQISNPMDSDGDGVIDFQAMGPDARMNLSDHNAAGNRYRPWLTNVPTLRCPSDPGEGLPAQGRTNYAACLGDSTHHMHCGAEQDRANIPNGNWAQAERAACRGTFVSSRSTGFREILDGLSNTIAAGEIITSLGDRDIRALPPDAPTSIQANSGDPTGPDNALACRDMIDPERPLFWRSGAPFVASPAVTGPAGEMERGYKWAYGRPLFSAMNTILPPNSEICMQGNRHNEGILPPSSHHQGGVHVLMADGAVKFITESIDAGNSGAPPVRWDGWAINPAGSPSPYGIWGALGTRASKEVIDQEF; encoded by the coding sequence ATGCCACATCGAACCCAACAAAAGGGATTCACGCTGGTCGAATTGTTGGTGGTCATCGCAATCATCGGAGTCCTTGTTGGACTCTTGTTGCCTGCCGTTCAAGCTGCCCGTGAAGCGGCACGTCGAATGAGCTGCAGCAACAACTTCAAACAAATTGGTTTGGCACTGCACAACTACCACTCCGCCTACAACATGCTTCCGGCGCACTCCGCGGGAACGACCAACACGGCCAATTCTGGAAACCCCAACCCATCACGCCGTGCCGATGGCGGCGGCGGACACAACCGAAACGAACTGAGCTGGTTGCCGGGGCTGACTCCGTTCTTCGAGCAACAAGCGTTGTGGGAACAAATCAGCAATCCAATGGACTCCGACGGCGATGGCGTCATCGACTTTCAAGCGATGGGCCCCGACGCTCGCATGAATTTGAGCGACCACAATGCAGCAGGCAATCGCTATCGACCATGGTTGACCAACGTTCCAACGTTGCGATGCCCCAGTGATCCCGGCGAAGGCCTGCCTGCTCAAGGTCGAACCAACTACGCTGCGTGCCTTGGTGACTCGACCCACCACATGCACTGTGGTGCGGAACAGGACCGAGCCAACATCCCCAACGGCAACTGGGCCCAAGCCGAACGGGCCGCTTGCCGAGGAACTTTTGTTTCGAGCCGTTCAACCGGCTTCCGAGAGATCCTGGATGGACTGTCCAACACGATCGCCGCCGGTGAGATCATTACCAGCCTTGGCGACCGCGACATTCGTGCTTTGCCACCGGATGCCCCGACGAGTATCCAAGCCAACAGCGGAGACCCGACCGGTCCCGACAACGCGCTGGCATGCCGCGACATGATCGATCCTGAACGCCCATTGTTTTGGCGCAGTGGTGCACCTTTCGTCGCATCGCCAGCGGTCACCGGTCCGGCTGGCGAAATGGAACGCGGATACAAATGGGCCTACGGACGCCCACTGTTCTCCGCGATGAACACCATCCTGCCGCCGAACTCAGAAATCTGCATGCAGGGCAACCGCCACAACGAAGGCATCTTGCCACCAAGTAGCCATCACCAAGGCGGCGTGCATGTTCTGATGGCCGATGGTGCGGTGAAGTTCATCACCGAGTCAATCGATGCCGGCAATTCAGGTGCTCCACCGGTTCGCTGGGACGGATGGGCGATCAATCCCGCCGGATCCCCCAGCCCGTATGGAATTTGGGGTGCACTGGGCACACGTGCGTCCAAAGAAGTGATCGATCAGGAATTCTGA
- a CDS encoding nucleoside hydrolase: protein MFQRIVLLLLTFAMIDCPDVCAESDDALEGKPTPIIFDTDITGDCDDVLALAMLHALQDRGECELKAVTISKVNPLAAPFVDAVNTFYGRGDIPIGATRDAQHRPSLYLKLCKTRDGDSLRYPHDLLSSKDAPEAVEVLRRTLAEAEDASVVIIQVGLAANLADLLDSKADAISPLDGPALLQQKCKLISVMAGCFGPTLGKPRHDEANVVNGIDAMRRFADQSPDDIPVVWSDYRIGIAVPYPRESIARDFSYVPHHPVREAYLLHSGPNHDRPTWDLTSVLFAVRPDDHYFDLSKPGRVVVDKEGFTEFHPDENGRDRLMEMSAEQAIRVIEVQRALSSQPPRQAVSR, encoded by the coding sequence ATGTTCCAACGAATCGTCCTTCTCTTGCTCACGTTCGCCATGATCGACTGCCCAGATGTTTGTGCGGAATCCGACGACGCGTTGGAAGGCAAACCGACGCCGATCATCTTTGACACCGACATCACCGGAGACTGTGATGATGTGCTGGCGCTAGCGATGTTGCACGCTCTGCAAGATCGTGGTGAATGCGAACTCAAAGCGGTCACCATCTCGAAGGTCAATCCGCTTGCCGCACCTTTCGTGGATGCGGTCAACACGTTCTATGGTCGGGGCGACATCCCAATCGGTGCGACCAGGGACGCTCAGCATCGTCCGAGTCTTTACCTGAAATTGTGCAAGACTCGTGATGGAGATTCACTGCGATACCCGCATGACTTGCTCAGCAGCAAGGACGCTCCCGAAGCGGTGGAAGTTCTGCGTCGCACCTTGGCGGAGGCGGAAGATGCCAGCGTTGTGATCATCCAAGTCGGTCTGGCGGCAAACCTAGCAGATTTGTTGGATTCGAAAGCGGATGCGATCAGTCCCTTGGATGGTCCCGCACTGCTTCAACAGAAGTGCAAGTTGATTTCAGTGATGGCAGGCTGTTTTGGACCAACCCTTGGAAAACCAAGGCATGATGAAGCGAACGTCGTCAATGGGATCGACGCCATGCGGCGATTCGCCGATCAATCACCCGATGACATTCCCGTTGTGTGGAGTGATTACCGCATAGGCATCGCGGTGCCTTATCCACGCGAAAGCATCGCCCGCGATTTTTCTTATGTACCGCATCATCCCGTTCGCGAAGCGTATCTCTTGCACAGTGGTCCCAACCATGATCGACCAACGTGGGATTTGACCAGTGTGCTCTTCGCCGTTCGGCCTGACGACCACTACTTTGATCTTTCGAAACCTGGTCGCGTGGTCGTGGACAAAGAAGGCTTCACCGAATTTCACCCCGATGAAAATGGTCGCGACCGCTTGATGGAGATGAGTGCTGAACAAGCTATTCGGGTAATCGAAGTCCAGCGAGCCCTTTCCAGTCAGCCGCCGCGACAGGCAGTATCGCGGTGA
- a CDS encoding Na(+)/H(+) antiporter subunit D, whose translation MNLLSALPPGWPMIVGGVFLWLLPKRAQAGGALSLAILSGLLFWFTPVLGDGETAKTFSMLGAELQPIRVDSLSRPFGLVFHIAAIVSAIYALHVRDTRQHIAGMVYAGAAIGACCAGDLMTLFVFWELTAISSVFLVWASDTPAAYRAGMRYLIVQVGSGVLLLTGAIIQYVETGSLKFDLFVSEGQTLFGSDAISPAAWCVLFAFAIKCAFPLLHNWLQDSYPKATVTGTVFLSAFTTKLAVYSLARGFAGFDPLITVGCVMTLFPIIFAVIENDLRRVLAYSLNNQLGFMVVGVGIGTELAINGTVAHAFCHIIYKSLLFMSVGAVLFRVGTAKATELGGLHKSMPWTTAFCMIGAGAISGFPLLSGFVSKSMIISAAGEEHMFGVWIVLLIASAGVMEHSGIKIPFFAFFAHDSGKRVKEAPWNMLLAMSIAAFSCIALGIAYPLLYRLLPFDVDYRPYTITHVVTQLQLLMFAALAFVALMKSGLYPAEQRAVNLDTDWVYRRLIPKATRGGQVAIELVDQTFRHDFMLTLRSGLRMVQRSFNVNGWIGRTWSTSTMAFWAATLLAISLVLYYT comes from the coding sequence ATGAATCTGTTGTCTGCTTTGCCTCCCGGATGGCCGATGATTGTCGGTGGCGTCTTCCTTTGGCTGTTGCCCAAACGAGCTCAGGCCGGCGGTGCACTTAGTCTCGCCATTCTCAGTGGTTTGCTGTTCTGGTTCACTCCCGTTTTAGGCGATGGAGAAACCGCGAAGACATTTTCGATGTTGGGTGCTGAACTCCAGCCCATTCGAGTTGACTCACTCAGCCGTCCGTTTGGATTGGTATTCCACATCGCTGCAATCGTCTCCGCGATTTATGCTTTGCACGTGCGAGACACCCGGCAACACATCGCTGGGATGGTCTACGCCGGTGCGGCCATCGGTGCGTGCTGCGCCGGAGACCTGATGACGCTGTTTGTGTTCTGGGAACTCACCGCGATTAGCAGTGTGTTTTTGGTTTGGGCATCGGATACACCCGCGGCGTATCGAGCCGGGATGCGGTACCTGATCGTCCAAGTCGGCTCAGGGGTGTTGCTGCTCACTGGAGCGATCATTCAGTACGTCGAAACGGGCTCGCTGAAATTCGACCTGTTCGTCAGTGAAGGACAAACCCTCTTTGGTAGTGATGCGATTTCGCCCGCTGCTTGGTGCGTCTTGTTCGCCTTCGCAATCAAGTGTGCCTTCCCGCTGCTTCACAACTGGCTGCAGGATTCCTATCCCAAAGCGACCGTGACCGGAACCGTCTTCCTCAGTGCGTTCACGACGAAGCTTGCCGTGTATTCGCTGGCCCGTGGGTTTGCCGGGTTTGATCCTTTGATCACCGTCGGCTGCGTCATGACATTGTTCCCGATCATTTTTGCCGTGATCGAAAACGACCTTCGACGAGTCCTCGCATATTCGCTGAACAACCAACTTGGGTTCATGGTCGTCGGTGTTGGCATCGGAACCGAACTGGCTATCAACGGAACCGTGGCCCACGCTTTCTGTCACATCATTTACAAATCGCTGTTGTTCATGTCAGTGGGCGCGGTGCTGTTCCGCGTTGGCACGGCGAAAGCGACTGAACTGGGCGGACTCCACAAGTCGATGCCATGGACCACCGCGTTTTGCATGATCGGTGCGGGCGCAATCTCCGGCTTTCCGCTGCTCAGCGGTTTTGTCAGCAAATCCATGATCATCTCTGCCGCCGGCGAAGAACACATGTTCGGCGTTTGGATCGTGTTGTTGATCGCCTCGGCCGGTGTGATGGAACACTCAGGAATAAAGATTCCGTTTTTCGCGTTCTTTGCCCATGACAGTGGCAAACGCGTCAAGGAAGCCCCGTGGAACATGTTGTTGGCGATGAGCATCGCGGCCTTCTCGTGTATCGCTTTGGGAATCGCCTATCCGTTGCTATACCGACTGCTTCCGTTTGACGTGGACTACCGTCCATACACCATCACCCACGTTGTCACTCAGCTTCAATTGCTGATGTTCGCGGCTCTCGCCTTCGTCGCGTTGATGAAGTCGGGCCTGTATCCCGCGGAACAACGAGCTGTGAACCTGGACACCGACTGGGTCTACCGACGCTTGATCCCCAAAGCCACACGTGGTGGTCAGGTTGCAATCGAATTGGTTGACCAAACGTTCCGTCATGACTTTATGCTGACGCTGCGAAGCGGCCTTCGGATGGTGCAGCGTTCGTTCAACGTCAATGGCTGGATCGGTCGAACTTGGTCCACCAGCACGATGGCTTTCTGGGCGGCCACACTGCTAGCGATCAGTTTGGTGCTTTACTACACCTAG